The genomic DNA CCACGTCCATATAATTGGAGGAGGCGGCGAAGGAGGCTACAAAACGCGTACTCCTGAACTGATGTTGACAGATGCAACATTGTCCGGCATTACTACGTTAATCGGGGTAATTGGAACAGATGGAACGACTCGGACAATGGCAAGTTTGATCGCCAAAGCCCGAGGATTAGAGGAAGAAGGTATTACATGTTACGTACATACCGGTTCATACCAGGTGCCCGTTAAGACACTGACAGGAAAGATTGAAGACGACATTATTCTCATTGACCGTGTGATCGGTGCAGGCGAAATTGCCATCGCAGATCACCGTTCTTCGCAGCCAACGGTGGAAGAAATGGCAAAGATTGCTTCGGCAGCGAGAATAGGCGGACTTCTTTCAGGGAAAGCGGGGATTGTCAACGTCCATGTAGGAGACAGCTGCGATCATTTTAAGCTGCTTGAAGAAGTGGTGGATACAACAGAAATCCCGATTCGCCAATTTTATCCTACCCATATCAACCGGAATCCGCATTTGTTTGAAGCCGCAATTGAATATGCAAAAAAAGGCGGCTATGTAGATTTTACGACAAGTTCCATCCCAAATTATGGAGACCATGGGGAGATACAATGCAGCAGAGGTTTAAAACGAATGCTTGAAGCAGGAGTAGATATTTCACAAATTACCTTTACTTCAGACGGGCAGGCAAGTTTGCCAGAATTTAATGAGTATGGTGAAATGACCGGACTGAGAATCGGAAAAGTTGCGACTTTATTTAAAGAAGTTCGTGATGCGATTCTTGAAGAAGGGATTCCGGTTGAAACAGCCATTCAGGTTATCACAAGAAATCCAGCCTGCATTTTAAAACTCGAGCAAAAAGGCGCCATAGAAGAAGGGAAAGATGCAGACCTTGTTCTTTTAACAAAGGAAGATTATCAAATAGATACAGTCATTGCGTTAGGGAAAGTGATGGTTGAGCATGGAGAAGCAGTAGTAAAAGGAACGTTTGAATAAATTAAATGCGCTTAAAAGATAGGGTTGAAAAAGCTCAGGCCGATATTGGAGATATGAATTGTTCGGTCAATTGGAAAAAAGGATATTTGCCTGATAAAATATGTTCATTAAATGTTCACATTCTTGCCATAGAATTGTGAGATTTATCATACAAATTCATCCTCCTTACGTGATATTCTGACAAAAAGACCATATTAGGAGGTTATCAACTATGCAAGAGTTTTCAATTACCCTAGCCATCGCTAGCATTATGGTGCTCGGTTATTATATTGGTTATTCGATTATTAAAGCTTCTTAATCCGCCCGGTGAAAATGCCAGGC from Bacillus methanolicus MGA3 includes the following:
- the iadA gene encoding beta-aspartyl-peptidase, yielding MLTLIQNGELYAPEYLGKKDILLIGSKIGFIKDQINKPQGFVDIKIIDAKGKIVLPGFIDSHVHIIGGGGEGGYKTRTPELMLTDATLSGITTLIGVIGTDGTTRTMASLIAKARGLEEEGITCYVHTGSYQVPVKTLTGKIEDDIILIDRVIGAGEIAIADHRSSQPTVEEMAKIASAARIGGLLSGKAGIVNVHVGDSCDHFKLLEEVVDTTEIPIRQFYPTHINRNPHLFEAAIEYAKKGGYVDFTTSSIPNYGDHGEIQCSRGLKRMLEAGVDISQITFTSDGQASLPEFNEYGEMTGLRIGKVATLFKEVRDAILEEGIPVETAIQVITRNPACILKLEQKGAIEEGKDADLVLLTKEDYQIDTVIALGKVMVEHGEAVVKGTFE